A DNA window from Rossellomorea marisflavi contains the following coding sequences:
- a CDS encoding thiamine diphosphokinase — MKISILAGGPTQYLPPLNTDPADGHKWVGVDRGVFTLLEKGIEPHVAFGDFDSVSPVEWDAISSRVEEVNRFRPEKDETDLELALNWAAEQGPEEITIYGATGGRLDHFMGNVQLLLKDEIQGITVRLVDSLNEMFIIRPGEHVVEASPRYTYISFIPISPAVKGLTLSGFKYPLTNRNIFWGSTLCISNELIQSHGTFSFSDGIIMVIRSRDAS; from the coding sequence ATGAAAATCTCAATCTTGGCAGGAGGACCGACTCAGTACCTTCCGCCCCTTAACACGGACCCTGCAGATGGCCACAAATGGGTCGGGGTGGACAGGGGGGTGTTCACCCTCCTGGAAAAGGGGATCGAGCCTCACGTGGCCTTTGGTGACTTTGATTCAGTCAGCCCCGTGGAATGGGATGCGATTTCTTCCCGCGTCGAAGAAGTGAATCGCTTTCGCCCGGAGAAGGACGAAACCGACCTCGAACTCGCTTTGAACTGGGCAGCTGAGCAGGGACCCGAGGAAATCACCATTTACGGAGCAACCGGCGGCCGGCTGGATCATTTCATGGGAAATGTGCAGCTTCTTCTTAAAGATGAGATTCAGGGAATCACAGTGCGCCTGGTTGATTCCCTGAATGAAATGTTCATAATAAGGCCGGGGGAGCATGTGGTGGAAGCTAGTCCCCGCTACACCTATATTTCATTCATACCGATCAGCCCCGCTGTGAAGGGACTGACCCTGTCCGGCTTCAAATATCCCCTCACCAACCGGAATATTTTCTGGGGATCCACACTATGTATTAGTAATGAACTTATACAATCGCATGGTACTTTTTCTTTTTCCGACGGCATAATAATGGTGATAAGAAGCAGGGATGCTTCTTGA
- the rpmB gene encoding 50S ribosomal protein L28 produces MAKQCVITGRKASSGNARSHAMNANKRTWGANLQKVRILVDGKPKKVWVSARALKSGKVERV; encoded by the coding sequence ATGGCGAAACAATGCGTAATTACTGGCCGTAAAGCTAGCTCAGGTAACGCTCGCTCTCACGCGATGAATGCGAATAAGCGTACGTGGGGTGCTAACCTGCAAAAAGTTCGTATTCTTGTAGACGGTAAACCTAAAAAGGTTTGGGTTTCTGCAAGAGCGTTGAAATCAGGTAAAGTTGAACGCGTTTAA
- the rsgA gene encoding ribosome small subunit-dependent GTPase A, which produces MAEGKIVKALSGFYYVLSEGTVTQCRGRGNFRKNKITPLVGDHVEFQAENETDGYILKVFERKNELVRPPIANVDQAILVFSASEPDFSTTLLDRFLVLIESKEIDPLICITKMDLLSEGETDKILQYADDYRRMGYEVLTTSSKTEQGVKELAPYLRDKISVFAGQSGVGKSSLLNALDPELDLKTAMISSHLGRGKHTTRHVELIHVDGGLVADTPGFSSLDFTELDESDLPLCFPEMAAASEACKFRGCLHVNEPKCAVKEKVEAGTIPAYRYDHYLSFHQEIKERKPRY; this is translated from the coding sequence ATGGCTGAAGGGAAAATTGTGAAAGCGCTCAGCGGTTTCTATTATGTACTTTCTGAAGGGACTGTCACTCAATGCAGGGGCAGGGGGAACTTCAGGAAAAATAAAATCACCCCCCTTGTTGGGGATCACGTTGAATTTCAGGCGGAAAATGAGACCGACGGATACATATTGAAGGTTTTTGAACGGAAGAATGAGCTCGTCCGGCCTCCGATTGCCAATGTGGATCAAGCAATCCTCGTCTTTTCGGCAAGTGAGCCGGATTTCAGCACGACACTCCTGGATCGATTCCTCGTACTGATCGAGAGTAAGGAGATCGACCCGCTCATCTGTATCACCAAAATGGACCTTCTTTCAGAAGGGGAGACGGACAAGATTCTCCAGTACGCAGACGACTATCGCAGGATGGGGTATGAAGTGCTGACGACTTCCTCGAAAACGGAACAGGGCGTAAAAGAACTCGCCCCGTATCTCAGGGATAAGATTTCGGTGTTTGCGGGCCAATCCGGCGTCGGGAAATCCTCTCTGCTCAACGCGCTTGATCCCGAACTCGATCTGAAGACCGCCATGATTTCAAGCCATCTTGGAAGGGGAAAGCATACGACGCGACATGTGGAGCTCATCCACGTAGACGGAGGGCTCGTGGCGGATACCCCCGGTTTCAGTTCCCTGGACTTCACGGAGCTTGATGAATCCGATTTGCCGCTATGTTTCCCCGAAATGGCAGCTGCCTCTGAGGCATGCAAGTTCAGGGGGTGCCTGCACGTGAATGAACCAAAGTGTGCAGTGAAAGAAAAAGTGGAGGCGGGGACGATCCCTGCCTACCGATACGACCACTATTTATCGTTTCATCAGGAAATCAAAGAAAGAAAGCCGAGGTATTAA
- the fmt gene encoding methionyl-tRNA formyltransferase yields the protein MTKVIFMGTPDFSVPVLKALIENDYEVVAVVTQPDRPVGRKRILTPPPVKVEAEKHGIPIYQPEKIKNSDELEEVLALEPDLIVTAAFGQILPKRLLDAPKHGCINVHASLLPELRGGAPIHYSILQGKSSTGITIMYMVEKLDAGDIISQVEVGIEETDHVGTLHDKLSEAGSALLIETLPKLLDGSVTPVKQEEEQATFAWNIKREQEKIDWSKPGSEVYNHIRGLHPWPVAYTTLAGAVMKIWWGEKVRGHGASEPGEVLAIEEDGFIVSTGDDTSIKVTDLQPSGKKRMSAKDYLRGAGSHLAVGNRLGEVHE from the coding sequence ATGACCAAAGTGATTTTTATGGGGACCCCGGATTTTTCCGTCCCCGTCCTGAAAGCGTTGATCGAGAACGATTATGAAGTGGTCGCCGTTGTAACCCAGCCTGACCGGCCAGTGGGCAGAAAACGCATCCTCACGCCTCCGCCCGTCAAGGTAGAGGCTGAAAAACACGGTATCCCCATCTATCAGCCCGAAAAGATCAAGAATTCCGATGAACTGGAAGAGGTTCTCGCGCTGGAACCTGATTTGATCGTAACCGCAGCATTCGGCCAGATTCTTCCGAAGCGTCTGCTCGATGCACCCAAGCATGGTTGTATCAATGTCCACGCATCACTGCTTCCTGAACTAAGGGGAGGGGCTCCGATCCACTACTCCATCCTTCAGGGGAAATCATCGACTGGCATCACCATCATGTATATGGTGGAAAAACTGGATGCAGGTGATATCATCAGTCAGGTCGAAGTCGGGATTGAAGAAACGGATCACGTGGGGACCCTCCATGATAAGTTGAGCGAAGCGGGCTCAGCACTTCTGATCGAGACGCTCCCGAAGCTACTGGACGGCTCCGTGACACCTGTTAAACAAGAAGAAGAACAGGCTACGTTTGCGTGGAACATCAAGCGTGAGCAGGAAAAGATCGATTGGTCAAAACCTGGCAGTGAAGTATACAACCATATCCGCGGTCTGCACCCATGGCCCGTGGCGTATACGACCCTTGCTGGAGCCGTTATGAAAATCTGGTGGGGTGAAAAGGTGAGGGGGCATGGTGCGTCGGAACCCGGTGAGGTCCTCGCCATCGAAGAGGATGGATTCATCGTTTCAACAGGTGATGATACATCCATCAAAGTGACCGACCTTCAACCTTCGGGCAAAAAGCGGATGAGTGCGAAGGATTATCTCAGGGGCGCGGGTTCTCACCTCGCAGTCGGGAACAGGCTCGGTGAAGTCCATGAGTAA
- the spoVM gene encoding stage V sporulation protein SpoVM gives MRFYTIKLPKFLGGLVRAMLGTFKKE, from the coding sequence ATGCGTTTCTATACAATCAAATTACCGAAATTTCTTGGAGGCCTTGTCAGGGCCATGCTGGGGACGTTCAAGAAAGAATAG
- the rsmB gene encoding 16S rRNA (cytosine(967)-C(5))-methyltransferase RsmB: MSKKTVREAALEVIEAVEKNQSYSNLLLNHVIEKNDIPSRDVGLLTELTYGTIQRKMTLDYYLKPFLRGKVESWVRQLLRMSLYQLVYLDRIPDRAVFYEAVEIAKKRGHKGISGMVNGVLRSVQRKGLPSLEDIQDPIERVSVETSHPLWLVKRWSDQFGLEKTKAMCETNLLAPNQTARVNPLKGTREELLESLTENGHSAQESPIVPEAIQSLRGNLAKTDEYRNGRLTVQDESSMLVAHALKLEEGMRVLDACAAPGGKTTHIAEVLKNTGEVHALDLHAHKVKLIAENAGRLGLANVHARTLDSRKAGEVFEEESFERVLVDAPCSGLGVLRRKPDIKYAKKEQDLNSLQKIQLDILDAASRLLKKDGILVYSTCTVDQNENEGTVKEFLSQHPEFEPHPLDGMPEAVEPFVQGHLLQVFPQDFGGDGFFISCFRKKNG, from the coding sequence ATGAGTAAGAAGACCGTCCGGGAAGCCGCCCTGGAAGTAATTGAAGCCGTTGAAAAAAATCAATCATACAGCAATCTGCTGCTCAACCATGTAATCGAGAAGAACGATATCCCATCAAGGGACGTCGGTCTCCTCACCGAGCTTACATATGGAACGATCCAGCGGAAGATGACGCTGGACTATTATTTGAAGCCGTTCTTGAGAGGGAAGGTCGAAAGCTGGGTAAGGCAGCTCCTGCGCATGTCTCTTTATCAGCTGGTGTATCTGGATCGTATCCCAGATCGCGCCGTGTTCTATGAAGCAGTAGAAATTGCTAAAAAACGAGGACACAAAGGAATCTCCGGGATGGTGAACGGTGTGCTCCGTTCGGTCCAGCGGAAGGGGCTCCCGTCCCTTGAAGACATCCAGGATCCCATTGAGAGAGTATCCGTTGAAACAAGTCACCCACTATGGCTTGTGAAAAGATGGAGCGATCAATTCGGTCTCGAGAAAACGAAGGCCATGTGTGAAACGAATCTCCTCGCACCGAATCAGACGGCAAGGGTCAATCCGCTGAAAGGGACAAGGGAAGAACTTTTGGAAAGCCTCACCGAAAATGGGCACTCCGCTCAAGAAAGTCCCATCGTTCCTGAAGCGATTCAGTCCCTCAGGGGAAACCTGGCGAAAACGGATGAATACCGGAATGGAAGGTTGACGGTTCAGGATGAAAGTTCCATGCTCGTGGCTCATGCCCTTAAATTAGAAGAAGGCATGAGGGTACTCGATGCTTGTGCGGCACCAGGTGGGAAAACGACCCATATCGCCGAGGTGTTGAAGAATACAGGTGAGGTGCATGCCCTTGACCTTCATGCCCATAAGGTGAAGCTCATCGCTGAAAATGCCGGTAGACTCGGTCTTGCCAATGTGCATGCACGCACCCTTGACAGCAGGAAAGCCGGAGAAGTATTTGAAGAAGAGAGCTTTGAGCGTGTCTTGGTGGATGCTCCATGTTCAGGACTTGGCGTTCTCAGAAGGAAGCCCGATATCAAGTATGCGAAGAAGGAACAGGATTTGAACTCCCTGCAGAAGATCCAGCTTGATATTCTTGATGCTGCATCCAGACTGCTGAAAAAGGACGGGATCCTTGTATATAGTACGTGTACGGTGGACCAAAATGAAAATGAGGGGACCGTGAAGGAATTCCTGAGTCAACACCCTGAATTTGAACCCCATCCCCTTGATGGGATGCCGGAAGCGGTAGAACCATTCGTACAGGGTCATCTGCTGCAGGTATTCCCGCAGGATTTCGGAGGGGATGGATTCTTCATCTCATGCTTCAGGAAGAAAAATGGATAA
- a CDS encoding Asp23/Gls24 family envelope stress response protein, with the protein MSIEMRTQYGQIDITNDVIAMIAGGAAVDCYGIVGMASKNQIKDGFTDILRKENFTRGVIVRQEAEEVHIDMYIIVSYGTKISEIAHNVQSKVKYTLDKTVGLAVDSVNIFVQGVRVTNP; encoded by the coding sequence ATGTCCATCGAAATGAGAACGCAGTACGGACAAATTGATATTACAAATGATGTCATTGCAATGATTGCTGGAGGTGCAGCGGTGGATTGCTACGGAATTGTTGGGATGGCTTCAAAAAACCAGATCAAGGACGGTTTCACCGATATTCTGCGCAAGGAGAACTTCACTCGCGGAGTGATCGTTCGACAGGAAGCAGAGGAAGTACATATTGATATGTATATTATTGTGAGTTATGGTACGAAGATTTCCGAGATTGCTCACAACGTACAATCCAAGGTTAAATATACCCTTGATAAAACCGTCGGCTTGGCGGTCGATTCAGTAAATATTTTTGTACAAGGGGTTCGCGTAACGAACCCGTAG
- the def gene encoding peptide deformylase: MAVLPIVMHPDPILVKRCEPVKEFDKKLKKLLDNMYETMIEADGVGLAAPQVGVDLQVAVVDIGDESGTIELINPEIFEHSGEQTDLEGCLSFPGLFGEVSRPYSISFRTQDRKGRWLEGRAEGFLARAIQHEIDHLHGVLFNTKTEKLLTEDELERFEEE, from the coding sequence ATGGCTGTATTACCGATCGTCATGCATCCCGATCCGATCCTCGTAAAGCGATGTGAGCCGGTGAAGGAGTTTGATAAAAAATTGAAGAAGCTTCTTGATAATATGTATGAAACGATGATCGAAGCAGATGGTGTCGGACTTGCCGCACCTCAAGTGGGAGTGGATCTCCAAGTGGCCGTAGTTGATATTGGGGATGAGTCAGGCACGATCGAACTCATCAACCCAGAAATCTTCGAGCATTCTGGCGAGCAGACCGATCTTGAAGGGTGCCTGAGTTTCCCGGGTCTTTTCGGGGAAGTGAGCCGTCCATACAGCATCTCCTTCAGGACCCAGGACCGGAAGGGAAGATGGCTTGAAGGCAGGGCTGAAGGCTTCCTTGCCCGTGCGATCCAGCACGAAATCGATCATTTGCATGGTGTCCTTTTCAATACAAAGACCGAAAAGCTCCTGACGGAAGATGAATTAGAAAGGTTTGAAGAAGAATGA
- a CDS encoding Stp1/IreP family PP2C-type Ser/Thr phosphatase produces the protein MKTVYYSDKGKVRQLNEDSAGVFVNGHGDYLAVVADGMGGHRAGDVASQLTISFLDERWGQTEKFHTADEAENWLRATIADVNREVFTYAQSHSDCEGMGTTLVGAICTSLFATVVNVGDSRGYILNENGFHQLTEDHTLVNELVRSGEITKEDAEHHPRKNVILRAIGTEATISMDIKTIMFEEEDVLLLCSDGLSNKVSEREMQRILVEDHPLSDKGEALVHRANEYGGEDNITVVIVEYAAVTESG, from the coding sequence GTGAAAACGGTATATTATTCGGATAAAGGGAAAGTGAGACAGCTTAACGAAGACAGTGCAGGTGTATTTGTCAATGGACATGGAGACTACCTGGCAGTGGTAGCGGACGGGATGGGCGGCCATCGTGCAGGTGACGTTGCCAGTCAGCTGACCATATCATTCCTCGATGAGCGTTGGGGGCAGACGGAAAAGTTCCATACGGCAGATGAAGCAGAAAATTGGTTAAGGGCGACCATTGCAGACGTCAATCGGGAAGTTTTCACGTATGCTCAATCCCATTCCGATTGTGAAGGAATGGGGACGACACTTGTCGGAGCCATCTGCACATCCCTCTTCGCCACTGTGGTGAATGTCGGAGACAGCAGGGGCTATATCCTCAACGAAAACGGCTTCCATCAGCTGACAGAGGATCACACCCTTGTCAACGAGCTTGTAAGGAGCGGAGAGATCACGAAGGAAGATGCGGAGCATCATCCAAGGAAGAATGTCATCCTGAGGGCGATCGGCACAGAAGCGACCATCAGCATGGATATCAAGACGATCATGTTTGAAGAAGAAGATGTGCTGCTATTATGCTCCGATGGACTATCCAATAAAGTATCGGAAAGAGAGATGCAGCGGATTTTGGTTGAAGATCATCCACTCTCGGATAAAGGGGAAGCTCTGGTACATCGCGCCAATGAATACGGCGGAGAAGATAATATTACTGTAGTGATCGTTGAGTATGCCGCTGTAACGGAAAGCGGGTGA
- a CDS encoding DAK2 domain-containing protein, with translation MSITSLEGKRFAEMVLQGASLLSANAQLVDALNVFPVPDGDTGTNMNLSMTSGAKEVQKNIQSHIGNVSTSLSKGLLMGARGNSGVILSQLFRGFGKAIESKSSLTTEEFTQALQAGVDTAYKAVMKPVEGTILTVAKDAAKKGVSVAKNESDFIKVMQAIVEEGQASLDRTPDLLPVLKEVGVVDSGGQGLLFVYEGFLAELKGEKVSERVNLPSMNDLVSAEHHKSAQDFMSTEDIEFGYCTEFMVRFEEGKKSFDEEAFRQDLSGYGDSLLVISDEELAKVHIHSEEPGNVLSYGHQYGSLIKIKIENMREQHSSIVGESRPAAKADTPKKEVDFAIVTVAMGEGVAELFRSIGATVVIEGGQTMNPSTEDIVKAVEEVNAKKVIIMPNNKNIIMAAEQAAEVLSQEVAVVPTKTVPQGMSALLAFNPGASVSENQAGMSEAAKQVKSGQVTFAVRDTSIDGITISKDDFMGIDEGKIVIAEKDLKKAATGLLEQMLDEDSEILTIIYGEDVSEEDVEALQEDIEQKYGEVEVEVHNGKQPLYSYIFSVE, from the coding sequence GTGTCGATTACATCTTTGGAAGGAAAACGTTTTGCAGAAATGGTGCTTCAGGGGGCAAGTCTTTTGTCTGCGAATGCACAACTTGTTGATGCACTGAATGTTTTTCCTGTTCCTGATGGAGATACCGGAACAAATATGAATTTATCCATGACTTCCGGTGCGAAGGAAGTTCAAAAAAACATACAATCCCATATCGGAAATGTCTCCACCTCCCTTTCTAAGGGACTGCTGATGGGGGCGCGCGGTAACTCTGGCGTCATCCTTTCCCAGTTGTTCAGGGGATTCGGCAAGGCGATTGAAAGCAAATCCAGCCTTACGACAGAAGAGTTCACCCAAGCCCTCCAAGCAGGAGTGGATACAGCCTACAAAGCTGTCATGAAACCTGTAGAAGGAACGATCTTGACAGTGGCGAAAGATGCGGCGAAAAAGGGTGTTTCCGTTGCGAAAAACGAGAGCGATTTCATTAAGGTGATGCAGGCGATTGTCGAGGAAGGGCAGGCGTCATTGGACCGGACCCCGGATCTCCTTCCTGTCCTGAAGGAAGTCGGAGTTGTGGACAGTGGCGGTCAAGGACTGCTGTTCGTCTATGAAGGCTTTCTTGCAGAGCTGAAGGGGGAGAAGGTTTCTGAACGTGTGAACCTTCCATCCATGAACGATCTTGTGAGCGCTGAACATCACAAATCTGCCCAGGACTTCATGAGCACGGAAGATATCGAATTCGGGTATTGTACCGAATTCATGGTGCGCTTTGAAGAAGGAAAGAAATCGTTCGATGAGGAAGCGTTCCGTCAGGACCTCAGCGGGTACGGGGATTCCCTTCTTGTCATCAGCGATGAGGAATTGGCGAAAGTCCACATCCACTCGGAGGAACCGGGGAATGTCCTCAGCTATGGTCATCAATACGGAAGCCTCATCAAGATCAAGATTGAAAACATGAGGGAGCAGCACAGCTCCATCGTCGGTGAATCACGGCCCGCTGCAAAGGCCGATACCCCTAAAAAGGAAGTCGACTTTGCCATCGTGACCGTCGCCATGGGTGAAGGTGTGGCTGAACTATTCAGGAGCATCGGTGCCACTGTGGTGATCGAAGGCGGACAGACGATGAATCCAAGTACGGAAGATATCGTCAAGGCAGTGGAAGAAGTCAATGCCAAAAAAGTCATCATCATGCCGAATAACAAGAACATCATCATGGCAGCGGAGCAAGCGGCTGAAGTCCTTTCTCAGGAAGTTGCGGTCGTTCCGACCAAGACCGTCCCTCAAGGAATGTCTGCTCTCCTTGCATTCAATCCGGGTGCATCCGTTTCGGAAAACCAGGCAGGGATGTCTGAAGCAGCCAAACAGGTGAAAAGCGGTCAGGTGACATTTGCTGTCAGGGACACAAGCATCGACGGCATTACGATTTCCAAAGATGATTTCATGGGGATCGATGAAGGAAAGATTGTGATTGCAGAGAAAGACCTCAAGAAGGCGGCAACCGGTCTGCTTGAGCAAATGCTTGATGAAGATTCTGAGATTTTGACTATCATCTATGGAGAAGACGTTTCTGAAGAAGACGTCGAGGCACTTCAAGAGGATATCGAACAAAAATATGGGGAAGTGGAAGTGGAAGTTCATAACGGGAAGCAGCCACTTTACTCCTATATCTTCTCGGTCGAATAG
- the rpe gene encoding ribulose-phosphate 3-epimerase → MMKIAPSILSADFSKLGEDIREVEAGGADYIHVDVMDGHFVPNITLGPPIVKAIRPITGLPLDVHLMISEPAKYVDAFVDAGADYITVHVEADPHIHRTIQMIKNRGVKAGVVLNPGTPAELIKPVLADLDMVLLMTVNPGFGGQAFIPSVVTKIKEIRELADELNPSLEIEVDGGINPETIAVCAEAGADVFVAGSAIYNQSDRKKAIEDLKAAASAGKAE, encoded by the coding sequence ATCATGAAGATTGCACCATCGATTCTATCAGCAGATTTTTCTAAGTTAGGGGAGGACATCCGCGAGGTTGAAGCGGGTGGAGCGGATTACATCCATGTGGATGTGATGGATGGTCATTTTGTACCGAATATCACGCTGGGACCACCGATCGTCAAAGCCATCCGTCCGATTACAGGACTTCCCCTCGATGTCCATCTGATGATTTCGGAACCGGCCAAGTATGTGGACGCGTTTGTCGACGCAGGGGCAGATTATATCACCGTGCACGTTGAAGCGGATCCCCATATACACAGGACCATCCAAATGATCAAAAATCGGGGAGTGAAAGCAGGCGTCGTCCTGAATCCAGGCACACCGGCAGAGCTGATCAAGCCGGTCCTTGCCGATCTTGATATGGTACTCCTCATGACGGTCAATCCAGGGTTCGGCGGTCAGGCGTTCATTCCATCCGTTGTCACTAAGATCAAAGAGATCAGGGAGTTGGCCGATGAACTGAATCCATCCCTTGAAATCGAAGTAGACGGTGGAATCAATCCCGAGACCATCGCGGTTTGTGCCGAAGCCGGAGCAGATGTATTCGTGGCAGGATCAGCCATTTATAATCAAAGCGATCGAAAAAAAGCAATTGAAGACCTTAAAGCAGCGGCTTCTGCAGGGAAAGCAGAGTAG
- the pknB gene encoding Stk1 family PASTA domain-containing Ser/Thr kinase has protein sequence MMNGKRISGRYKIIKLIGGGGMANVYLAHDMILDREVAIKTLRLDFANEEEFIKRFQREAQSATSLTHPNIVSIYDVGEEDDLSYIVMEYVHGMTLKQYIQQHSPVDVEKAIDIMKQLTMAIAHAHQNHIIHRDIKPHNILLDEEGNVKITDFGIAMALSATSITQTNSVLGSVHYLSPEQARGGMATKKSDIYSLGIVMFELLTGRLPFSGESAVSIALKHLQSETPSMKRWAPHIPQSVENIVLKATAKDPFRRYENLDELQEELKTCLDPGRLDEPRFSVPLDDEATKAIPVITDQNAHSNLDDTIVHHQSTPEEMETKPSAPVVEAKKGKKDKKKKKKPKDKNKKKWPILIVSLFFLLVLLGAAAVYFVPGLLGPKEIEVPDVSGKESAEAASLIVSQGFVVGKTEKQPSETVPEGEVIKTNPKGGRTAKEGSTIDLFVSSGKEKIEMKDYTDAMYDEAKKDLEELGFEVEKEEVNDQAEEGTILRQDPSEGEEVIPDETTVTLTVSLGPVSFDLRDLTGFDSKLLEEYEDLRGISIEKSAEAYSDNIPEGSVVSQETKAGTPIFEGDVIYVTISKGPDPAQQKEEEEAAASKTTKEVPLELSIPYEKEDGTPQSVDIYIEDANKKLDDSDQLLAITEETSVTLTFTLEEGQEGKYKILLDGEEYKEGTVEYPND, from the coding sequence ATGATGAATGGAAAGCGCATCAGTGGCCGCTACAAAATTATCAAACTGATCGGCGGGGGCGGCATGGCCAATGTTTATCTTGCCCATGATATGATCCTTGACCGTGAAGTCGCCATCAAGACGCTGCGGCTGGATTTCGCCAATGAAGAGGAGTTCATCAAGCGCTTCCAGCGGGAAGCCCAATCCGCCACAAGCCTGACCCATCCGAATATCGTCAGCATTTATGACGTTGGTGAAGAGGACGACTTGTCCTATATCGTGATGGAGTACGTGCATGGCATGACCTTGAAGCAGTACATACAGCAACATTCTCCCGTGGATGTGGAAAAAGCGATCGATATCATGAAGCAGTTGACCATGGCAATCGCACACGCCCACCAGAATCATATCATCCATAGGGATATCAAGCCCCATAATATCCTTCTCGACGAAGAAGGCAATGTCAAAATCACCGATTTCGGAATCGCCATGGCATTGAGTGCCACTTCCATCACCCAGACAAACTCTGTTCTCGGGTCCGTTCACTATTTGTCCCCTGAGCAGGCAAGGGGAGGGATGGCGACAAAGAAATCGGATATCTATTCCCTCGGGATCGTCATGTTCGAGCTGTTGACCGGCCGCCTGCCGTTTTCAGGTGAATCGGCGGTATCCATCGCCTTGAAGCATCTGCAATCCGAGACGCCTTCCATGAAACGATGGGCACCGCATATCCCTCAAAGCGTCGAGAATATCGTCCTGAAGGCTACGGCAAAAGATCCATTCAGAAGATATGAAAACCTCGATGAGCTACAGGAAGAGCTTAAGACATGCCTTGACCCCGGTCGTCTGGACGAACCGAGATTCAGCGTACCCCTGGATGATGAGGCAACGAAGGCCATCCCGGTCATAACCGACCAGAATGCCCACTCCAATCTTGACGATACCATCGTCCATCATCAATCAACACCTGAAGAGATGGAAACGAAGCCCTCAGCACCAGTGGTGGAAGCGAAGAAAGGCAAGAAAGATAAGAAGAAAAAGAAAAAACCGAAAGACAAGAATAAGAAGAAGTGGCCGATTCTGATCGTTTCCCTCTTTTTCCTCTTGGTTCTTCTCGGTGCAGCAGCCGTCTACTTCGTTCCGGGTCTCCTCGGACCGAAGGAAATCGAGGTTCCGGATGTATCCGGCAAGGAATCAGCTGAAGCGGCATCCCTCATCGTGTCTCAAGGGTTTGTGGTAGGCAAGACAGAAAAACAGCCGAGCGAGACCGTTCCTGAAGGTGAAGTGATCAAAACCAATCCGAAGGGCGGAAGGACGGCTAAAGAAGGCTCGACCATCGATCTCTTTGTCAGCTCGGGAAAAGAAAAAATCGAGATGAAGGATTATACAGACGCCATGTATGATGAAGCAAAAAAGGATCTCGAGGAGCTTGGGTTTGAGGTCGAGAAGGAAGAAGTGAATGATCAGGCGGAGGAAGGGACCATCCTTCGACAGGATCCATCGGAAGGTGAGGAGGTCATCCCCGATGAAACCACGGTCACACTAACCGTAAGCTTGGGCCCTGTGTCATTCGACCTCAGGGACTTGACCGGTTTCGACAGCAAGCTTCTTGAAGAGTACGAGGATTTAAGAGGCATCTCGATTGAGAAGAGCGCAGAGGCTTATTCGGATAATATCCCGGAAGGCAGCGTCGTCTCCCAGGAAACGAAAGCCGGCACGCCGATCTTTGAAGGTGACGTCATTTACGTGACGATTTCAAAAGGCCCGGACCCGGCTCAACAGAAGGAAGAGGAAGAGGCTGCTGCGTCAAAAACGACGAAAGAAGTGCCTCTTGAGCTTTCGATCCCCTATGAAAAAGAAGACGGGACCCCTCAATCCGTCGATATTTATATAGAGGATGCCAACAAGAAGTTGGATGACAGCGACCAGCTTCTGGCCATCACGGAAGAAACCTCTGTTACATTGACCTTCACCCTTGAAGAGGGGCAAGAAGGTAAGTATAAAATCCTTCTCGATGGCGAGGAGTATAAAGAAGGTACAGTGGAATATCCTAATGATTGA